One Megasphaera elsdenii DSM 20460 genomic window carries:
- a CDS encoding S-layer homology domain-containing protein: MKKKIVTSLAAMMAVGAACAFAANPFVDVPSDSWAYKSVVELADAGIIQGVDGQYFQGNRNITRYEAAEMVAKAMAHMDKASVEQRALINKLADEYADELNNLGVRVSALENRVGNVKLSGDARVRFQHQSSGESNGNDGAGYKNDASWDYRVRVRANAKVNDRTTVTYGISTDDISFADNGAASDNKNIFTDDAKVDYNFGGDHWNLSVGRTDTYVLGGENAYGFQYGDVFDRAELKYTNDHFAATAGYGKFKAGDLLAGTDDMDGVKTGYGELEGFFGGGRAAGSAVGVYYNDFTVAGGEGDEKYGDGFAADDLWGAYASVNFGKWNALANYEKINSNNSYLEAGNTKDPEVWIGKLTYGSADSDARGSWDAWVEYLNSDKGALLGGATNSWRDDSVLDNVKSWGVGIDYTLAKNVILTAAQTFGTQTKHGNAADPDEFTDVEINFLF; encoded by the coding sequence ATGAAAAAGAAAATCGTTACCTCCTTAGCCGCTATGATGGCTGTCGGCGCTGCCTGCGCCTTTGCTGCCAATCCCTTTGTCGACGTACCGTCTGACAGCTGGGCTTACAAATCCGTCGTCGAACTGGCTGACGCCGGCATCATTCAGGGTGTCGATGGACAGTATTTCCAGGGCAACCGCAACATCACCCGTTATGAAGCCGCTGAAATGGTTGCCAAAGCCATGGCTCACATGGACAAGGCGTCCGTCGAACAGCGTGCCCTCATCAACAAACTGGCTGACGAATACGCTGACGAACTGAACAACCTCGGCGTCCGCGTCAGCGCCCTGGAAAACCGCGTAGGCAACGTCAAGCTCAGCGGCGATGCCCGCGTCCGCTTCCAGCACCAGAGTTCCGGTGAATCGAACGGCAACGACGGAGCTGGCTATAAGAATGATGCTTCTTGGGATTACCGCGTCCGCGTCCGCGCCAACGCCAAAGTCAACGACCGCACGACCGTAACATACGGCATCAGCACGGATGACATCAGCTTCGCCGATAATGGCGCAGCGAGCGACAACAAAAACATCTTCACCGATGACGCTAAAGTCGACTACAACTTCGGCGGCGACCACTGGAACCTCAGCGTCGGCCGTACCGATACGTATGTCCTGGGCGGTGAAAACGCCTACGGCTTCCAGTACGGTGACGTCTTTGACCGGGCTGAATTGAAATACACGAACGACCACTTCGCAGCTACGGCTGGCTATGGTAAATTCAAAGCCGGCGACCTCCTCGCTGGTACAGATGACATGGATGGCGTCAAGACCGGCTATGGCGAATTAGAAGGCTTCTTCGGCGGCGGCCGGGCAGCCGGTTCGGCAGTCGGCGTCTATTATAATGACTTCACCGTAGCTGGCGGCGAAGGTGACGAAAAGTATGGCGACGGCTTTGCTGCGGATGACCTCTGGGGTGCTTATGCAAGCGTCAACTTCGGCAAATGGAACGCTTTGGCTAACTATGAAAAAATCAACAGCAACAATAGCTACCTCGAAGCAGGGAATACGAAAGATCCGGAAGTATGGATCGGCAAACTGACTTACGGTTCCGCTGACAGTGACGCTCGTGGCTCTTGGGATGCCTGGGTTGAATACCTCAACTCCGATAAAGGCGCTCTCCTCGGTGGTGCGACCAACTCCTGGCGTGATGACAGCGTCCTGGACAACGTCAAATCCTGGGGCGTCGGCATCGACTACACCTTGGCCAAGAACGTCATCCTCACGGCAGCCCAGACCTTTGGTACGCAGACCAAACACGGCAATGCCGCTGACCCTGACGAATTCACCGATGTAGAAATCAACTTCCTGTTCTAA
- the alr gene encoding alanine racemase, with protein MNAYESTMNFTRRAVWAQIDLDAAAHNMRQIRKHVGPDVKIAAVVKANAYGHGSVELAKTFAENGADCFAVSSLDEAVELRRYAHIDKEIFILGHTDARRTEELLTYDIEPAVFNLKNAEFFSQEAQRLGKTLRVHIAVDTGMSRVGFQVNEFSVSEIKAIAALPNIEIRGMFTHFAVSDIKDKTFTREQYGHFRWMCKRMEEEGIHIALRHCCNSAAALELPEYYCDMVRPGIIMYGCEPSPDVDIKPYDLRPVMSLRCCIAHVKLIDAGATVSYGRHYTAPSRRKIATLPVGYADGYSRILSGKVDVLYHGHRVPQVGAICMDQCMIDVSGEANVHAGDEVVLFGRQGDSFIPIEEIAAACGTINYEIMCDISRRVPRVYMKNGKVVGREEYLFDKP; from the coding sequence ATGAATGCATATGAAAGTACCATGAATTTTACGCGCCGCGCCGTCTGGGCCCAGATCGACCTGGACGCAGCCGCTCACAATATGCGCCAGATCCGCAAACACGTCGGTCCTGACGTCAAGATTGCCGCCGTCGTCAAGGCCAATGCCTACGGTCACGGCAGCGTCGAACTGGCCAAGACCTTTGCCGAAAACGGCGCCGATTGTTTTGCCGTATCCAGCCTGGACGAAGCCGTCGAACTTCGCCGCTACGCGCATATCGACAAGGAAATCTTCATCCTCGGCCATACCGATGCCCGGCGGACGGAAGAACTCCTGACCTATGACATCGAACCGGCCGTCTTCAACTTGAAGAACGCTGAATTTTTCTCGCAGGAAGCCCAGCGCCTGGGCAAGACCTTGCGCGTCCACATCGCCGTCGATACGGGCATGAGCCGCGTCGGTTTCCAGGTCAATGAATTTAGCGTCTCTGAAATCAAGGCCATCGCCGCCCTGCCCAACATCGAGATCCGCGGCATGTTCACTCATTTTGCCGTCTCCGATATCAAGGACAAGACCTTTACGCGCGAACAGTACGGCCACTTCCGCTGGATGTGCAAGCGCATGGAAGAAGAAGGCATCCACATCGCCCTGCGCCACTGCTGCAACAGTGCGGCTGCCCTGGAACTGCCGGAATACTATTGTGACATGGTCCGGCCGGGCATCATCATGTACGGCTGCGAACCGTCGCCGGATGTCGATATCAAGCCCTATGACCTGCGGCCGGTCATGTCCCTGCGCTGCTGCATTGCCCATGTCAAACTCATCGACGCCGGGGCGACGGTCAGCTATGGCCGCCATTATACGGCACCGTCGCGCCGGAAAATCGCGACCCTGCCTGTCGGTTATGCCGATGGCTATTCGCGCATCCTGTCGGGGAAAGTCGACGTCCTCTATCATGGCCACCGCGTCCCCCAGGTCGGCGCCATCTGCATGGACCAATGCATGATCGATGTCAGCGGCGAAGCCAATGTTCATGCCGGTGACGAAGTCGTTCTCTTCGGCCGCCAAGGCGACAGCTTCATCCCCATCGAAGAAATCGCCGCCGCCTGCGGCACCATCAACTACGAAATCATGTGCGACATCTCGCGCCGCGTCCCCCGCGTCTACATGAAGAACGGCAAAGTCGTCGGCCGCGAAGAATATTTATTTGATAAACCGTAA
- the ftsH gene encoding ATP-dependent zinc metalloprotease FtsH encodes MKEVKEKKKPILFYYIVALAVIFIFNAIARPYYDSQSVKQVDYGTFMNMTEDEQIADVQIEENQILFKDKDGKEYRTGVVNDPQLTERLHKAKVSFNEVIKEKDSPFTDFLIAWILPILIFFGIGHYFNRRLMNRGGGNSLMFGAKNQVKVYVPSANGIHFDDVAGEDEAKENLSEIVDFLHHPDKYAKIGAKMPKGVLLVGPPGTGKTMLAKAVAGEAGVPFFPIAGSEFVEMFVGMGASKVRDLFQQAKQKAPCIIFIDEIDAIGQKRTGNAMGNSEREQTLNQLLTEMDGFNADDNVVILAATNRPESLDPALLRPGRFDRRVPVELPDLAGREAILQAHAKKVVLGDDVDFHTIARMAAGASGAELANIVNEAALRAVRDHRDAVSQADLEESIEVVIAGYQKKNAILSDDEKRTVAYHEIGHALVAALQTHSAPVQKITIIPRTSGALGYTMQVDQQDKYILSREELENKIATLTGGRAAEEVVFNQVTTGASNDIEQATKLARAMITRYGMTDEFDMVAMETVTNKYLGGDTSLACAPETQKYIDAKVVSVVKEQHAKAKKILEDHRPALDALAKYLYEKETITGKEFMDILKAQAADRG; translated from the coding sequence GTGAAAGAAGTCAAAGAAAAGAAAAAGCCGATTTTATTCTACTATATCGTCGCTTTGGCTGTCATTTTCATATTCAACGCCATTGCCCGGCCGTACTACGACTCGCAGAGCGTGAAACAGGTCGACTACGGGACGTTCATGAACATGACCGAAGACGAACAGATTGCCGACGTCCAGATTGAAGAAAACCAGATTCTCTTCAAGGACAAAGACGGCAAGGAATACCGCACGGGCGTCGTCAACGACCCGCAGCTGACGGAACGACTGCACAAGGCCAAGGTCTCCTTCAACGAAGTCATTAAGGAAAAGGATTCGCCCTTTACGGACTTCCTCATCGCCTGGATCCTGCCGATCCTGATTTTCTTCGGCATCGGCCACTATTTCAACCGCAGGCTCATGAACCGCGGCGGCGGCAATTCGCTCATGTTCGGCGCCAAGAACCAGGTCAAGGTCTACGTCCCGTCGGCTAACGGCATCCATTTCGATGACGTCGCCGGTGAAGATGAAGCCAAGGAAAACCTGTCGGAAATTGTCGATTTTCTCCACCATCCCGATAAATACGCCAAAATCGGGGCCAAGATGCCCAAAGGCGTCCTCCTCGTCGGCCCGCCGGGCACCGGCAAGACCATGCTGGCCAAAGCCGTCGCTGGCGAAGCCGGTGTACCCTTCTTCCCCATTGCCGGTTCGGAATTCGTGGAAATGTTCGTCGGCATGGGGGCTTCCAAGGTCCGCGACCTCTTCCAGCAGGCCAAACAGAAAGCGCCGTGCATCATCTTCATCGATGAAATCGACGCTATCGGTCAGAAGCGTACAGGCAATGCCATGGGCAACAGCGAACGGGAACAGACGCTGAACCAGCTGCTGACGGAAATGGACGGCTTCAACGCCGACGACAACGTCGTCATCCTGGCAGCGACGAACCGGCCGGAATCGCTGGACCCGGCCCTGCTGCGGCCAGGCCGTTTCGACCGCCGCGTCCCTGTCGAACTGCCGGACCTGGCAGGCCGTGAAGCCATCCTCCAGGCCCATGCCAAGAAAGTCGTCCTCGGCGACGACGTCGATTTCCACACCATCGCCCGCATGGCTGCCGGAGCTTCCGGGGCCGAACTGGCCAATATCGTCAACGAAGCGGCTCTGCGCGCTGTCCGCGACCACCGCGATGCCGTCAGCCAGGCTGACCTGGAAGAAAGCATTGAAGTCGTCATCGCCGGCTATCAGAAGAAGAACGCCATCTTGTCGGACGATGAAAAGAGGACCGTCGCTTACCACGAAATCGGCCATGCGCTGGTCGCTGCCCTCCAGACCCATTCGGCACCGGTCCAAAAAATCACCATCATCCCCCGCACGTCAGGCGCCCTGGGCTACACCATGCAAGTCGACCAGCAGGATAAATACATCCTGTCCCGGGAAGAACTGGAAAATAAGATTGCCACCCTCACCGGCGGCCGGGCTGCCGAAGAAGTCGTCTTTAACCAAGTCACGACAGGCGCTTCGAACGACATCGAACAGGCGACCAAGCTGGCCCGGGCCATGATCACCCGCTACGGCATGACGGACGAATTCGATATGGTCGCCATGGAAACGGTCACCAATAAATACCTCGGCGGCGATACGTCCCTGGCCTGCGCGCCGGAAACGCAGAAATACATCGACGCCAAAGTCGTCTCCGTCGTCAAGGAACAACACGCCAAGGCCAAGAAAATCCTGGAAGACCATCGCCCGGCCCTGGATGCCCTGGCCAAGTACCTCTACGAAAAAGAAACGATTACGGGCAAAGAATTTATGGATATCCTGAAAGCGCAGGCCGCAGATCGTGGCTAG
- a CDS encoding pyridoxal phosphate-dependent aminotransferase, with translation MDWNNKTAANVKAIKPSGIRKFFDIAAQVKGVLSLSIGEPDFAAPDKVLDAMKASLDAKETSYTGNSGMMELREAISQHFEKRYGVHYDPKDEILVTVGVSEGLAMALLAITEPGDEVIIPDPAYVAYPASVELAGGTPVFVPTYPEHDFKLTVEALEKVITPKTKAIVIGYPNNPTGTVMSAEELMPIAKFAEEHDLIVLSDEIYCELMYGDAKFTSFAKLPGMRERTVIFNGFSKAYAMTGMRLGYVCAPREGLAPILKLHQYAIMCANTTAQVGGITALKECDDDVEAMRQEYDRRRKVIYKGLCDMGLPVFEPKGAFYIFPDIRCTGMTSAEFCEKLVQEEKVAVVPGTAFGAQGEGFVRISYAASMDTIQEALKRMARFVDKYRSC, from the coding sequence ATGGATTGGAATAACAAAACAGCGGCTAATGTCAAAGCCATCAAACCCTCGGGGATCCGCAAGTTCTTCGATATTGCGGCTCAGGTCAAAGGGGTCTTGTCCCTGAGTATCGGTGAACCAGATTTTGCCGCACCAGACAAGGTCCTGGACGCCATGAAGGCCAGCCTCGATGCCAAGGAAACGAGTTATACCGGCAATTCAGGCATGATGGAGCTCCGTGAAGCCATTAGCCAGCACTTTGAAAAGCGCTATGGCGTCCATTATGACCCAAAAGACGAAATCCTGGTCACCGTTGGCGTCTCCGAAGGCCTGGCCATGGCCCTTTTGGCCATTACCGAACCGGGCGATGAAGTCATCATCCCCGACCCGGCCTATGTCGCCTATCCGGCGTCTGTCGAACTGGCCGGCGGGACGCCGGTCTTCGTGCCGACCTATCCGGAACACGACTTCAAATTGACTGTCGAAGCCTTGGAAAAAGTCATCACGCCCAAGACCAAGGCCATCGTCATCGGCTATCCCAACAACCCGACAGGGACGGTCATGTCTGCCGAAGAACTGATGCCCATTGCCAAATTTGCCGAAGAACACGACCTCATCGTCTTGTCCGATGAAATCTATTGTGAACTCATGTACGGCGATGCCAAATTCACATCCTTTGCCAAATTGCCGGGCATGCGCGAACGGACGGTCATCTTCAACGGCTTTTCCAAGGCCTATGCCATGACCGGTATGCGCCTGGGCTATGTCTGTGCCCCGCGGGAAGGCCTGGCGCCTATTTTGAAGCTCCATCAGTACGCCATCATGTGTGCCAATACGACGGCCCAGGTCGGCGGCATCACGGCCCTCAAGGAATGTGATGATGACGTCGAAGCCATGCGCCAGGAATACGACCGCCGCCGCAAAGTCATCTATAAAGGCCTGTGCGATATGGGACTGCCCGTCTTTGAACCGAAAGGGGCTTTCTACATCTTCCCGGATATCCGCTGCACGGGTATGACGTCGGCCGAATTTTGTGAAAAACTGGTCCAGGAAGAAAAAGTCGCCGTCGTCCCGGGTACGGCCTTCGGCGCCCAAGGCGAAGGCTTCGTCCGCATCTCCTACGCCGCCAGCATGGACACCATCCAGGAAGCCCTGAAACGCATGGCCCGCTTTGTGGATAAATATAGAAGTTGTTAG
- a CDS encoding putative polysaccharide biosynthesis protein: MANKFISGTLILTLSGFVVKAIGSINWIILSRILGGEGIGIYQMAFPIYLLALDISSAGLPIAISIITAEKVAKQDYFGAQRIFHVSLSMLCTTALFLSILMFFGSSFLIDEHIIRESRAYYSLIALAPAIFFTTIIAGYRGYLQGWQQMTPTAISQIVEQLVRVVVMLGFAALLLPYGLDYAAGGASLGAGAGGFAAWLVLVYYYYKLKRSLPVGGPTFEQESIKHILKRLVILAIPISLSSIMLPVVSNLDLLIVPRRLEVAGYSTHQATELFGYLTGMSVPLINLATILTAAMAMSLVPAISHSFTLKEYDEIRERTATSMRISFLVTIPFSVILYVMAEPIVTFIYNAPAATEATRAVAIAICFLGLHQISTAILQGLKKPKIPVINMAVACVAKVLCNWFLVAIPTLGITGASYATVADIGVAAVLNMFFIYRKIGYVIDVKVVLKNIVSAAIMGVAMYFMYAFLFPYLGLFLDLFLTCIVGSAIYIGCMVLNGGVTKEDAAKMPLIGRFF; this comes from the coding sequence ATGGCAAACAAGTTTATCTCCGGCACATTGATCCTGACCTTGTCAGGCTTTGTCGTCAAAGCCATTGGCAGTATCAACTGGATCATCTTGTCCCGTATTCTCGGCGGTGAAGGCATCGGCATCTACCAGATGGCCTTCCCGATTTACCTGCTGGCACTCGATATTTCCAGTGCCGGCCTGCCGATCGCAATTTCCATCATCACAGCTGAAAAAGTAGCGAAACAGGACTATTTCGGCGCCCAGCGCATTTTCCACGTGTCCCTGTCCATGCTGTGTACGACGGCGCTCTTTTTGAGCATCCTCATGTTCTTCGGCTCCAGCTTCCTCATCGATGAACACATCATCCGCGAAAGCCGGGCCTATTATTCACTCATCGCCCTGGCACCGGCCATCTTCTTCACGACGATCATCGCCGGTTACCGCGGCTACTTGCAGGGCTGGCAGCAGATGACGCCGACGGCGATTTCCCAGATCGTCGAACAGCTGGTCCGCGTCGTCGTCATGCTCGGCTTCGCCGCCCTCCTCCTGCCGTACGGCCTCGATTATGCTGCCGGCGGTGCCAGTCTCGGTGCCGGCGCCGGCGGGTTTGCGGCCTGGCTGGTCCTGGTCTATTACTACTATAAACTGAAGCGGTCCCTCCCCGTCGGCGGGCCGACGTTCGAACAGGAAAGCATCAAACACATCTTGAAGCGCCTGGTCATCCTGGCCATCCCCATTTCCCTGTCGAGCATCATGCTCCCCGTCGTATCCAACCTGGACCTGCTCATCGTCCCGCGGCGGCTGGAAGTGGCTGGTTATTCGACCCATCAGGCCACGGAACTGTTCGGCTACTTAACGGGCATGTCCGTACCGCTCATCAACTTGGCCACTATCCTGACGGCGGCCATGGCCATGAGCCTGGTACCGGCCATCAGCCACAGCTTCACCTTGAAGGAATACGATGAAATCCGCGAACGGACGGCGACGTCCATGCGCATTTCCTTCCTGGTCACCATTCCGTTCAGCGTCATCCTCTACGTCATGGCCGAACCGATCGTCACCTTCATCTACAATGCACCGGCCGCGACGGAAGCGACGCGGGCTGTGGCCATCGCCATCTGCTTCTTAGGCTTGCATCAGATTTCGACGGCCATCCTTCAGGGCCTGAAGAAGCCGAAGATCCCGGTCATCAACATGGCTGTCGCCTGTGTCGCCAAGGTCCTGTGCAACTGGTTCCTGGTCGCCATCCCGACCTTGGGCATCACCGGGGCTTCCTATGCGACGGTGGCCGACATCGGCGTCGCCGCCGTCCTCAACATGTTCTTCATTTACCGTAAAATCGGCTACGTCATCGACGTCAAAGTCGTCTTGAAAAACATCGTCTCCGCCGCCATCATGGGCGTCGCCATGTATTTCATGTACGCTTTCCTCTTCCCCTACCTGGGACTCTTCCTGGACCTCTTCCTGACCTGCATCGTCGGGTCGGCCATCTACATCGGCTGCATGGTCCTCAACGGAGGCGTCACCAAAGAAGACGCTGCCAAAATGCCCCTTATCGGACGATTTTTCTAG
- a CDS encoding [FeFe] hydrogenase, group A, with translation MPEFHSRFEKIDRRVPIDEHNCAVQFDVTKCKNCTLCRRACADTQTVLDYYSLSSTGDMPICVHCGQCSSACPFGAIVEVNDVDKVKAALKDPEKIVIFQTAPAVRVGLGEAFGMDPGTFVEGKMVAALRTLGADYVFDTDFGADLTIMEEATELLHRLQSEEIPIPQFTSCCPAWVEFAETFYPDLLQHLSSTKSPISILSPVIKTYFAQQKNIDPKKIVNVCVTPCTAKKAEIRRPELSASGLFWDEPEIRDTDICITTRELAQWIQDENIDFASLEDSKFDKAFGEASGGGRIFGNSGGVMEAAIRTAYHMFTGRPAPKDFIPFEPVRGLQGVKKATVIFGHFVLHVAAISGLGNARAFIDDLIKNDAFEDYSFIEVMACPGGCIGGGGQPKVKLPQVKKVQEARTASIYKSDEETDIKASWQNPEIETLYEAFLDEPLSEMAEFTLHTYFSDKSDQLGRMKNLTPQTNPMSPKYKPPTEE, from the coding sequence ATGCCTGAATTTCATTCCCGTTTTGAAAAAATTGACCGTCGTGTTCCCATTGATGAACACAACTGTGCCGTTCAATTTGACGTAACGAAGTGTAAGAACTGCACCTTATGTCGCCGGGCCTGTGCCGACACACAGACTGTGTTGGACTACTACTCCCTGTCCAGTACAGGGGACATGCCCATCTGCGTACATTGCGGCCAGTGTTCGTCTGCCTGCCCCTTTGGTGCCATCGTCGAAGTCAACGATGTGGACAAAGTCAAGGCGGCCCTGAAAGACCCTGAAAAGATCGTCATCTTCCAGACGGCTCCGGCTGTCCGCGTCGGCTTAGGCGAAGCCTTCGGCATGGACCCCGGTACGTTCGTCGAAGGAAAGATGGTCGCAGCCCTGCGTACACTCGGTGCGGACTATGTCTTCGATACCGATTTCGGTGCCGACCTGACCATCATGGAAGAAGCGACGGAACTCCTGCACCGCCTGCAATCGGAAGAAATCCCTATTCCGCAGTTCACCAGCTGCTGCCCGGCATGGGTCGAATTTGCGGAAACCTTCTATCCGGACCTGCTCCAGCATCTGTCTTCGACGAAGAGCCCCATCAGTATCCTCAGCCCGGTCATCAAGACCTATTTCGCCCAGCAGAAGAACATCGACCCCAAGAAAATCGTCAACGTCTGCGTTACGCCGTGCACGGCGAAGAAAGCCGAAATCCGCCGTCCTGAACTGAGCGCTTCCGGCCTCTTCTGGGATGAACCGGAAATCCGCGATACCGATATCTGCATCACGACGCGGGAACTGGCCCAGTGGATCCAGGACGAAAACATCGACTTTGCCAGCCTCGAAGATAGCAAGTTCGACAAGGCTTTTGGCGAAGCCTCCGGCGGCGGCCGTATCTTCGGCAACTCCGGCGGTGTCATGGAAGCGGCTATCCGCACGGCATACCACATGTTCACAGGCCGTCCGGCCCCGAAGGACTTCATCCCCTTCGAACCGGTCCGCGGTCTCCAGGGCGTCAAGAAAGCGACGGTCATCTTCGGCCACTTCGTCCTTCACGTCGCTGCCATCAGCGGCCTGGGCAACGCCCGCGCCTTCATCGACGACCTCATTAAGAATGACGCCTTTGAAGACTACTCCTTCATCGAAGTCATGGCCTGCCCCGGTGGCTGCATCGGCGGCGGCGGTCAGCCGAAAGTCAAGCTGCCGCAGGTCAAGAAAGTCCAGGAAGCCCGCACGGCATCGATTTATAAGAGCGATGAAGAAACCGATATCAAAGCCAGCTGGCAGAACCCGGAAATCGAAACACTCTACGAAGCTTTCCTCGATGAACCGCTGTCAGAAATGGCCGAATTTACCTTGCACACCTACTTCTCCGACAAGAGCGACCAGCTGGGCCGCATGAAGAACCTCACGCCCCAGACCAACCCCATGTCGCCGAAGTACAAACCCCCGACAGAAGAATAG
- a CDS encoding ABC-F family ATP-binding cassette domain-containing protein, giving the protein MNILTVEHVKKSYGLRVLFDDVTFAIDGGQKLGLIGLNGAGKTTLLKIIAGLTDTDSGDIWRNPKARIHYLPQEPQFVAGHTVLESVLDGDLPVMKLLQRYEEAVQRDDDAAVVALSAEMDEQQAWELEAHAKIILSKLGISNFSQSVDELSGGQRKRLGLARALIMPCDLLIMDEPTNHLDDKTILWLEEYLRDSKAAILLSTHDRYFLDCVADSMIELDRGHVYTYVGNYGQYLEQRQARLEREEASEAKRRNLIRREKAWIQRGAQARSTKQKARKERYEQLCAIEAGKPIGEVEMFDTSVRLGKTIIDIDDMAFGYDPARPLFQHVTYHVVKHDRIGIIGENGVGKSTLLKVLAGQLAPTAGTVTIGQTVRFGFFTQQLPQFDEGMRVIDYVQEHGHFVTNQFGQRISATRLLDQFLFTEEMQYTYIAKLSGGERRRLYLLRLLMDQPNVLLLDEPTNDLDIPTLTVLERYLDTFQGVVLVVSHDRYFLDRVVDKLFTLEKGTWDRFYGDYSEYLEEKYSHHQEKKGEKATAPSITKTNITPAKTKAGLTSRQEEELRRITEELPRYEAMLKGLNAAIAAAGSNYEEVESLLSEQKETQEKVDALTERWCELEDLKA; this is encoded by the coding sequence ATGAATATATTGACAGTAGAACATGTAAAGAAATCTTACGGCCTGCGGGTCCTCTTCGACGACGTGACCTTTGCCATCGACGGCGGTCAGAAACTGGGCCTCATCGGCCTCAACGGTGCCGGGAAGACGACACTCTTGAAAATCATTGCCGGCCTGACCGACACGGACAGCGGCGACATCTGGCGCAATCCCAAGGCGCGCATCCATTACCTGCCGCAGGAACCGCAGTTCGTCGCGGGCCATACGGTCCTGGAAAGCGTCCTCGACGGCGACCTGCCGGTCATGAAGCTCCTCCAGCGCTACGAAGAAGCGGTCCAGCGCGATGATGATGCGGCTGTCGTCGCCCTCAGCGCCGAAATGGACGAACAGCAGGCGTGGGAACTGGAAGCCCATGCCAAGATCATTCTCAGTAAATTGGGCATTTCCAACTTTTCCCAGTCCGTCGACGAATTATCCGGCGGCCAGCGCAAACGCCTGGGCCTGGCCCGGGCCCTGATCATGCCCTGCGACCTGCTGATCATGGACGAACCGACGAACCATCTCGACGACAAGACCATCCTGTGGCTGGAAGAATACCTGCGCGACAGCAAGGCGGCCATCCTCCTCAGCACGCATGACCGCTACTTCCTGGACTGCGTCGCCGATTCCATGATCGAACTCGACCGGGGCCACGTCTATACCTACGTCGGCAATTACGGCCAGTACCTGGAACAGCGCCAGGCCCGGCTGGAACGGGAAGAAGCGAGCGAAGCCAAACGGCGCAACCTCATCCGCCGGGAAAAAGCCTGGATCCAGCGCGGCGCCCAGGCCCGGTCGACCAAGCAGAAGGCCCGTAAGGAACGGTATGAACAGCTCTGCGCCATCGAAGCGGGCAAACCCATTGGCGAAGTGGAAATGTTCGATACGTCTGTCCGCCTGGGCAAGACTATCATCGACATCGACGACATGGCCTTTGGCTACGACCCGGCCCGCCCGCTGTTCCAGCACGTGACGTATCACGTCGTCAAGCATGACCGCATCGGCATCATCGGTGAGAACGGCGTCGGCAAGTCGACACTGCTCAAAGTCTTGGCAGGCCAGCTGGCGCCGACAGCCGGGACGGTCACCATCGGCCAGACCGTGCGCTTCGGCTTCTTCACTCAGCAGCTGCCCCAGTTCGACGAAGGCATGCGGGTCATCGATTACGTCCAGGAACACGGCCATTTCGTGACCAATCAGTTCGGCCAGCGCATCTCGGCGACGCGCCTGTTGGACCAGTTCCTGTTCACCGAAGAGATGCAGTACACCTACATCGCCAAGCTGAGCGGCGGCGAACGGCGGCGCCTGTACCTGCTGCGCCTGCTCATGGACCAGCCCAACGTCCTCCTCCTGGACGAACCGACGAACGACCTGGACATCCCGACGCTGACCGTCCTCGAACGCTACCTCGACACCTTCCAGGGCGTGGTCCTCGTCGTATCGCATGACCGCTACTTCCTGGACCGGGTGGTTGATAAACTTTTCACATTAGAAAAGGGGACCTGGGACCGCTTTTATGGTGACTATAGCGAATACTTGGAGGAAAAATACAGCCATCACCAGGAAAAGAAAGGTGAAAAGGCCACTGCACCTTCTATTACTAAAACGAATATTACGCCAGCCAAAACAAAAGCCGGCCTGACGTCGCGGCAGGAAGAAGAACTGCGGCGCATCACGGAAGAACTGCCGCGCTACGAAGCCATGCTCAAGGGCCTCAATGCGGCCATTGCCGCGGCGGGGAGCAATTATGAAGAAGTGGAGTCGCTGCTGTCGGAACAGAAGGAAACCCAGGAGAAAGTCGATGCGCTGACAGAAAGATGGTGTGAATTAGAGGACTTAAAGGCATAG